From Campylobacter pinnipediorum subsp. caledonicus:
CAGTTTTATATTCAGCTACAATTTTGTCTTTTAAATCTTGTGTAATTTTTTTCATTTCAGCTCTCTATAAAAACCGCATTGATTTTTTTATCAGCAATTAATTTTTTAAGCATTTTTGCTTTTAATTTATATTCAGTAGTCTTAAAACCTTTGACATCTTCTATAAACATCACATCTCCTTTTTTGTAAGTAAAATCAGCAATGTATTTAATATCCCTTATGCGCTCAAATCCGCTTTTAGTTTTATCACTTGGCACTTTAAAACTCTCTTGCAATACAAAAGGCACTTGTTCTTTAAGCTCGCTTATTTGCTTAGCACTCTGTAAGAGCCTTAGCTCATTAGCTCTTTTAGCTTCTTTCTTGCTATCATAGCCTTTTGATTTTGTGTTGTGATATTTGCTAACCAATTCAAGCTCCTTGCACGATTTGATTTATTTGTGATAGTAAAAATTCATAGCCTTTAGTGTTGTTACATTTGATGTTTGACATTTTTGAAATAGTTTCTTTTAAAATTTCAATCCTATCCCTTGCTTCATCTATGACTTTCTCAAACTCACTCATCATTTTCCCTTTTTTCTTGATTGGCATTATGCAATTGTCAAGTATTGTGTCTATTTGTTCTGAAATATCAGCCAACCCTAACTGTTTATCTCTCTCCCAAACGTCACATAATTTTGTATTTATTCTCTTGTAAACAGCATCAGGATTTACTGGTCTTGTTGAATTGTTTAAATCTTTTAATTGTTCTTGTTGCACCATTTTCTCAAACCTTTCAAGTTCTTTAATCATCTCTTCAAATGTAGCAAATGCTCTTACCATAAGCTTTTTTCTCCACCTTCATTTAACTTTTTTTGCTCTTTGTCAATTATCTTGTTTAATTCTTGCAGTTTGTAAAATGCTAATAGTTGATCAACTTCACGGACAAGTTTTTTGTTTTCATCAAACAATCTAACTTTAAAGCCGTTTGGCTCTTTCTCTAAGCTCACAAACTTGATAATTCTTCTCACGCTAAGCCCTTTTTAATGCTAATTTATTGCTTAATTGCTTAACCATACTCGCAACTTGTTTATTTTGTGGGATAAGCTCTTGTTTGTGTTCTATTGCTGGTGTTTCTTCTTCATAGCTAGGATTGATATATTCAACATTCCCTATCTTGTGTTGATTTTCAAATAGCCAATTAAAAATTTGTGCTGTTTCATCACTTGTCAGCCTTTGGAAAGTGCCATTATCAAGCACGACAAAGTTATTTCGTAAATTACCATCACTATCAACGCTTATAATCACAAAATCTTTAAAACCACTGCCTTTACCGCAGTTGCAAAGCAATTGCTCTTTATAGGTTTTCTTGCAAAACTCAGCTAAACCATCAACGCTTTGAAAGTATCTAAGCCCTTTTGCTTGTGCTTTAGCTAATAGGAGTTTACCCCACTCGTTTAATGCTTTGTTTAAAAGCATATCCGTGTTTTGATAATTTTCTCTAAAGCTATCAGCAAAGATTGAAAACTCTACAAGTTTATCTGTCGGTATTTGTTGTAGCCTTAGTGCGTACTTCTCCAATCTTGCTTTTGGTAAAAATCCTTTGCTATCTCCAAAAAGTTCGCAAATTTTTTGCTCTCTAAAATCCATTAAAAAATCCCTCCCTATTATTTTTCATAGCGTATTCCAGCATTTCATCAGCAAAACCCGGTTTACTAAACGGGTTGCTTGAGTCCAAAAACGCTTGAAACTCCTCCTGTGGTGTTGCGTATTTAGGTGGCTCATAAGAGCTAACCTCAACATCGTTATAAACTTCAACTTGATTGTTTTGTTGTTTATAGCCTTGATTGTTTTGTTGTGCTTTTGGTTTAAACACTCCTTGCCAGTCATTTGCCATTGTTTCGATTATGCACTGGTTAACATCAATTCCTTCATCGTGCCATTTTTGCCATTGTGAGAATTTTCTTTTTATGCCTGTAAGAGTAATTTTTTCTTTTCTCTCTTTTCTGTAAGCTAAAAAATCACTCCAAACTTCAGGATTTAAAAAAGCAGGTAAATCAATTTCAAGTTTTTGAGATTTTTCTTTTTTATTTTTTTCTTTCTCTGTAGTAGTCTCTGTTGTAATCTCTGTAGTAATCTCTGCATTATAGTAAGGGATTTGTGAATTTAACTCGTCTTGTTTAGTGAATTTCACTAATCTGTTATCGTTAATTTCACTCATCTTGTTTTGTTGATTTAACTCATCTTGTTTTGTTGAATTAACTGAACTTGTTTGTGCCTTTTTAGTTCTATCTTGAAAAGTTTTTTCATACAATTCCCAGTCAATTTCGTAAAAAGTTCTAGCAGGTACTCCCTCTCTGCTAATTTTTACAAAGCCAACATCTTTTAATGCTTTCTTTGCACTTCTTAGCTCATTTACTGTTAGCCTTGTTTCGGCTATTATATCGCTATCAGTTTTAAAGAATTTATCTTGTTTTGCAAACCAATACATAAGCTGAGACAACAATATTCCTGCAGTTGTAGAGCCTGTAATCTCCCCATAAATAGGATAATAAGCTATCGGTCTTTGATTTAACTCCCTTAATACATCTTTCATCTTTAAACCCTTTCAACAACTTTTAAAATTTGAGTATCTTTGTTTGTATATTTGTCTTTTTTGTTTCCGCAAACTCTGGAGCTAATAGCTCATTTACACGACCACAAACACTGCACTCTTTAAGCTTGTACCATCTGGCTATCTCTTGTCTTGTAGCTCCGTTTTCGTGTTGTGTAAAAAGCTCATAAACTGCTTTTCTTTTACCGCTTAAAAACGGTCTAATAGCTCTGTAAGCTCTTCTTGAAGTATCTGCTATCATTAATTAAGCTCCTTATTGACTTTCAGATAAATCCTCTGTAAAATTACCTAGCGACCAAGCATAGGAAATTTACACAAAGGACTTATATGACAGACAACGAACTATTACTAGAACTAACTAAACTCGCTATACAAAACAAAGCTTTGTATATAGAAAATACTAAAAACAACGGACAAGATGGTAATTTCTCATCACCCGTAACTCTCCACGAAGGAGTTAAGGTTGTTGAAGATATAGCAAACATCTTTAACACCCTTAAAGAAAAAATCATTACGAACAAGTAGGCGGCTGAGGCTTAAAGAAATACGCCTCAACTATCTCTATAATCCTATCTCGGTCGTGCTGATAGTCCCATTCGTGAAGTATTTTGATAATCTTTTTAGCACTCTTCATTCTCTTTTTCCTGCGTTCTTTTAACTCTACGCTTTCTGGTCTCATCTTTTACCTTTCTCTGTTGTCATATCTTCTAGTATCTTTGCTATTGTTTGAGTTTCAAGCTCTTTATCAATTAAAACTTTTACAAAATCCAAACAAAACCTTATAACCTCGCTATCGTTCTTAAAGCCTTTCTTTTTTTGAATTTCCAAAATGTTATAAATATTTTGGTTTGAAAGCTTAAAGGTTTTTGATATGTCATACTTTTGTGTTGTCATTGTGTTGCTTTCGTAATGTTTTAATCGCCCCAAATCTTTCGCTATTATTATCAAAATTAGGGGCTAGTATTTGCTCAATAGTTATTTTACTTTTGGTAATTTTTGTTAAAAAAGCACTTGTTTGCAACAAATGTTTTTTAGGGACACTGCCAACATTAAACCAATTAGCTACTTGTTGTCTGGTTGCTCCTACATTTCTTGCATATTCTGCTTTGCTAACAGAATTTACTTTTAGTATGTGTTCTATAAATTTTGTCTCATTCATGGGTGATATTGTACATAATTTTTTTACCTTTGTCAATATTAAAATGTACTTATAGTAAAAGATTTATGTACGTAATATTAGATAAAATAGCAAAATGTTTTAAGGAGTTAAAAAATGGCTGATGGAATTAAGTACTCTATTGTTGAAGAAGCATTAGAAATAATAAACAAAACAAATGTTGATTTTTATAAATACATAGGTCTAACAAGACAACAAGATAACAATAATAAAAAAGTTGGTTATTACCCTATCAAGTATATTAAAGAAATTGCAAGTTTTTTTAATGTATCCGCAGATGTATTATTAGATGAAACATTGATAAAAACACTAAAAGAAAAAAAGAATGGAAAGCACAAAAAACCAATAAAAACAATAACAAATGACAACACAGTAAATGTCCCATTTTTTAAAAATGGTGTTGTCTCAGCTGGTTTTGGTAATGAAAATGATGATATGGGCGATTATGAGTTATTACCTTTTAATCCTGAGGATTTAAAGATTATGTTTAATGTTTCTCCAAATGCCAAAATAGGCATTATACCTTGCTTTGGTAACTCAATGGAGCCAACCATAAAAGAAAGCGATTTGATAGCATTTTGTGTTGATGGTGCCGACATCGTTGAAGGTGCTATTTATATTTGTAAATATGACAATGAACTATTTGTAAAAAGAATTAAAAAACGACCAAAATTAGCACTATTAAGTGATAACAAAGACTATGAGCCTATTTTAGTTGATGAAGCTTTAGAAGTGCAAATAATAGGTCGTGTTGTTGGTTGCTATTCTATAAATAGCAAAAGAATTTAAAAAAAGGAAAGATAATAAAACAAGAAATATCAATCAAATCAGTAAAAGACTTAATTTTGTTAATATGAATTATCATTTTGTTAAGTAAAATTAACTTTTTTATAAAGGATAGAGAATGTCATTAAGTAACAAAATTAAAAAAGCAAGAAAACAAGCCAATTTAACACAACTACAATTATCAAAATTGTTAGGTATAAATCGTGCTTCTATAACACAATACGAAACAGATGTAGCTATTCCACCTGTTGCAACACTAAAACTTATTGCCGATGCTTGTGGTGTTGCTATGACTTTCTTTTTTGATGATGAGCTAGAAATTAACAGACAAATTGTAAAACAAGAATTAAAAAACAATTTTGCAAAGTATGCTGACCTAATCCCAAACCAAGCACAGATAAAAAACACAGTATTTTTACCAAAATCCGAAATGGTTATCGGTGCAGGTGCTGAGGGCACTTTTGATTTGAGCTTATTTGAGAGCGAGACAAGGATAGCAGTTGACAAGAAATTCATAAAAGGTCTAAACCCTGCCAATCTAAAATTATTCGAAGTCGTAGGAGATAGTATGTTTCCTGAGTATGATGAGGGCGACCTAGCCATTGTGGATATGGTAAATCATCGCTATGATTTTATCAAGATAGCAGGTATATATATTGTCCGAGTTGGCGATGTAATTTATATTAAGCGTGTTGAGTTTTTACCAGAAAATGCCGTTAAACTAATCTCCCTAAACTCAAAATACGGCGATATGTATCCACATAAAGATGGCTATGAATGCGAAATTTTAGGTAAGGTTTGTGGAAAAATCAAGTTTGAAATTTCAAAAGGCTTAACATTTTCAGATAGTGGAATAAAATAAAAGAGTTAAATAAAGCTAGTTGAAACAAGATAAAGCAAAATAAAACAAGGTGAAGTAAATTTCATTTTTTTTTAAACAATTTTGCATTATAATATAGAGCTACAAGGAAAAATAAAAGAAAATGTTTAAAATTAGACACTTTTTGTCTAGTTTTTTGTTTTTTAATTGATAAAAAAAGTACAAGGCAAAGCATTGAATGACTTAGCACAAGTAGCTATACAACATGCTAACACTACAATATCAATAGCAAATACTTTTTTAGTGTGGGGTGGGATTTTTATAGCCATAGTGACTTTTTATCTGCCTTATATTTCAACAGAGATAAAAATAATGATATAAAAAAAGCAATATCTGAAGTATTGGACAAAATAAATAAAGATAAACAAGTAAGAAACGAGCTAATACAATCTATTTTAAAGAACGATGAGTTTAAAACAGAGTTTAAAGCTATGATAGACTTGGCTATAAGAGACCAATTAGACTTAGATAAAGAGCAAGGTTTATCAAACATAGAAACACCAAAATCCAAAAAGGAGAGCGAACGATGGAAATTTTAAAATGGGCAAATGTTTCATCAGAAGAAATTTTGCAAAAATTAGATTTAACTACCCCGCCGTTTGACCCTTTTAAAATTGCTGAATTAATGGGAATAACAGTAAAAAATGATTTAAATTTTGATGAGCTTGCAAGCGATGGCATGATTTATTTAAATAATAATATACCTGAAATTTGGATAAATCCAATCAAACCAGAAAAAAGACAAATATTTACACTAGCTCACGAGCTAGGACACTTGGTTTATCATGTTTTGCCAAATATTGAAAAATTCCAAAATCCTATAAGAGATGATTATTCTACTCTTTACAGAAATGGAGTAAGAAACCCACAAGAAACATTAGCTAATAGATTTGCTGCAAATCTAATCATGCCGTTAAAATACATGATGGATTTTACAGATAGACTATTTGAAGAAACAAAAGGCGAAGAGCTAAACAGAAGAAATATTATAGATGCACTTGTTGGAGAATTTAACGTTTCAAAAGATGCCATGATTATAAGGCTTAAACAACTAAAAACTATACCTCAAGACTATGATTACAATGATGATAGTAAACAAAAAATAATGAGCGGGTATTAAAGTGGCAGAGCCCTACGGAGCTTATCTGTTGAATGAGTTAGTATTGTAGCAATAAAACGTTAATAAGCATCTTTTCTATCTGTAACTTTTAACACGTATATTATTAGCTTATCATCTATCTTTTCATAGATAACCCTAAAACTTCTAAGGCGTAACCTAAAAAGCCCTTTTAATTCGCCTTTTAGGTGTTTTATTTTGCTTGTTTTTATAAGCTCTTTTTCGTATTCGTGATTAAAATTTAGCTCAAATTCTTTTAATGCCTTTAATATAAATGTTCTTGTGCTTTTTTCAAGGTTAAAAAGTTCTTTTTCAGCTCTTTTATCAAACTCTATTTTATAGCTCATCATTTAACTTTATAAGCTCATCTAAGCTATGCCCTTTTTGTTTGTCTTTTGCTCTTTGCTCGGCTAGTTTTAAGTCAAGTATATCAAAGTAATAATCTAGTGCTTGTCTAACTAAAGCACTTTTACTCTCGCCTAGCTCTTTTGATATGCTTGCAAGTTCTTCGTTTAAGCCACTTGGCAAAGACAGCATTACATTATCACGCATAAAGTATCCTTTTTTTATTTGTGATTATATACTTTTATATATATAATTGTCAATATCCAAAACATTATATAAACATTCTTTTAAATTCCATATAAAAGTAAATGAAATAATTAATGTACATATTTTTTTTACTTTTTTGTAAAAATATCTTGACAAATGTAAAATATTTATGTACAATTACACCAACAAAACAAAGGAGCCCCACTCCTAGCTAGGGTTTAGCTAAAGCTACGGGTAGCGTCAGTATGTAGGCGATAATTATATACTCGGTTCAAGCCCCGATAGTAGTGTGTTCGGGGGTAGTAAAATCCACACTTTTTAAAACAAAAATATGCACATTAGGCAATGAGCTTTCAACAATTGACATCTTATAGTACTTTTTAGAAATTAGAGTTATCGAACCTTTCTTAAATTGAAATTGATTTTCGGCGGCGGTTTAGCAACTTGCTTAGTGTGTATTTTTTTGTTTTAAAGGATATTAGATGATAGAAGCATTTATTAGAGGTTTTGAGTTTGGCATTATTACAGGCTGTGAGCTTGTGCTTTTTGCTTGGTTTTTGGTCTTTATAGTTGATACGATTAGACTTGTTTATTTAAAGCTTCGCAATCGGTTTTAGCTAGTTCGCACTTGCCTTTATTAAAGTTAGGACAGCCCACACGAACAGGTTTGTTATTTTCATAAGTGATAACGACATTTGTTGTATAGTCCATCACTTGACCGTTGATTTTAACAGGTATAGCACAGCTTCCGGTGCTTTGAGTTATAAAGATTTTCTTATCTTTAAAACGAAAATATTTAAAAGCAACAAGCCAACCACAACAAAACCCAGCGATAAAGATTACTAATTCATAAGCATTAAGTGTTTTAAGATAATTTATCCATTCCATTTAGAAAGTATAACAGATTTTGTACACATATACAAGCCCTTATGACTTCAAAGAAATTCAACATAAAAGCCATGCAGACATAAAAACTCCTTATTAATTAAATCAAA
This genomic window contains:
- a CDS encoding DUF1064 domain-containing protein, yielding MVSKYHNTKSKGYDSKKEAKRANELRLLQSAKQISELKEQVPFVLQESFKVPSDKTKSGFERIRDIKYIADFTYKKGDVMFIEDVKGFKTTEYKLKAKMLKKLIADKKINAVFIES
- a CDS encoding S24 family peptidase, which gives rise to MADGIKYSIVEEALEIINKTNVDFYKYIGLTRQQDNNNKKVGYYPIKYIKEIASFFNVSADVLLDETLIKTLKEKKNGKHKKPIKTITNDNTVNVPFFKNGVVSAGFGNENDDMGDYELLPFNPEDLKIMFNVSPNAKIGIIPCFGNSMEPTIKESDLIAFCVDGADIVEGAIYICKYDNELFVKRIKKRPKLALLSDNKDYEPILVDEALEVQIIGRVVGCYSINSKRI
- a CDS encoding XRE family transcriptional regulator, whose amino-acid sequence is MSLSNKIKKARKQANLTQLQLSKLLGINRASITQYETDVAIPPVATLKLIADACGVAMTFFFDDELEINRQIVKQELKNNFAKYADLIPNQAQIKNTVFLPKSEMVIGAGAEGTFDLSLFESETRIAVDKKFIKGLNPANLKLFEVVGDSMFPEYDEGDLAIVDMVNHRYDFIKIAGIYIVRVGDVIYIKRVEFLPENAVKLISLNSKYGDMYPHKDGYECEILGKVCGKIKFEISKGLTFSDSGIK
- a CDS encoding ImmA/IrrE family metallo-endopeptidase — translated: MEILKWANVSSEEILQKLDLTTPPFDPFKIAELMGITVKNDLNFDELASDGMIYLNNNIPEIWINPIKPEKRQIFTLAHELGHLVYHVLPNIEKFQNPIRDDYSTLYRNGVRNPQETLANRFAANLIMPLKYMMDFTDRLFEETKGEELNRRNIIDALVGEFNVSKDAMIIRLKQLKTIPQDYDYNDDSKQKIMSGY
- a CDS encoding type II toxin-antitoxin system RelE family toxin, with the protein product MSYKIEFDKRAEKELFNLEKSTRTFILKALKEFELNFNHEYEKELIKTSKIKHLKGELKGLFRLRLRSFRVIYEKIDDKLIIYVLKVTDRKDAY